A window of the Miscanthus floridulus cultivar M001 chromosome 14, ASM1932011v1, whole genome shotgun sequence genome harbors these coding sequences:
- the LOC136503375 gene encoding secreted RxLR effector protein 161-like, which yields MSNRNACETPMEAWLKLSKKKVDEVVDPIAYRSIIGSFKYIVNTRLDLAYSVGVVSRYIEAPGREHWATVKHILRYLKGTIGYGCRYEKGTELKPSFLGYSDSDFAGDVEDRKSTTGVVYFLSNSLVTWASQKQKIVALSSCEAEYVAAAATACQGVWLSRLIVDLMGMKEAPVKLLMDNMSAIALSRNPVHHDRSKHIDAKYHFIRECIEEGKVEVDHVGTAGQFADIFTKSLGHVKFVELRGALGVVQLQQV from the coding sequence ATGTCAAACCGCAACGCTTGTGAAACACCAATGGAAGCTTGGCTCAAACTTAGCAAGAAGAAAGTGGATGAAGTTGTGGATCCAATAGCatatagaagcattattggaagctTCAAATATATTGTCAACACTAGGCTAGACCTTGCTTATTCGGTTGGTGTTGTCAGTAGGTATATAGAGGCTCCTGGAAGAGAACACTGGGCTACTGTCAAGCATATCCTGAGATATTTGAAAGGTACAATTGGGTATGGCTGCAGGTATGAGAAGGGCACTGAACTGAAACCTAGCTTCCTCGGGTACAGTGACAGTGACTTTGCAGGAGATGTGGAGGATAGGAAGAGCACTACAGGTGTTGTTTATTTCCTCAGCAATAGCCTGGTTACATGGGCATCACAGAAGCAGAAGATTGTTGCTTTGTCTTCGTGTGAAGCCGAGtatgtagcagcagcagcaacagcatgtCAAGGTGTTTGGTTGAGCCGACTGATAGTAGATCTAATGGGAATGAAGGAGGCGCCGGTTAAGCTACTCATGGACAACATGTCCGCCATCGCACTCAGCAGGAATCCAGTGCACCATGATCGCAGTAAACACATCGATGCTAAGTATCATTTCATCCGTGAGTGCATTGAAGAAGGCAAGGTGGAGGTTGATCATGTTGGGACTGCAGGGCAGTtcgccgacatattcaccaagtcgCTGGGGCATGTCAAGTTCGTGGAGCTGAGGGGTGCTCTAGGCGTCGTCCAGTTGCAACAAGTTTAG